The proteins below come from a single Danio aesculapii chromosome 23, fDanAes4.1, whole genome shotgun sequence genomic window:
- the csrnp2 gene encoding cysteine/serine-rich nuclear protein 2: METVSSRGLKRRFEDVDSGSPCSTPKDSDDDISSSDSADSCDSLNAPSSSLTPPSILRRHKVSLGRKQVRFDAVTVYYFSRRQGFTSVPSQGGSSLGMARHHCAIRHYTLGEFAREQESSHKHVLRQHLRQEKLNSRKLKLTRNGTVDCPEAELLTLDDISDEDLDVESVEVDDCFFLQPLPTKRRRALLRASGIARIDAREKAELRTIRLSREECGCDCRFYCDPRHCGCSQAGIKCQVDRMSFPCGCTRDGCGNSAGRIEFNPLRVRTHYLHTIMKLDLEKRTLLGVRSGEDCVEEAELVSSPSLSLSPLDSDVEVESQSIQELQEEQCDSLERENETAVLHLQSAEERERRLEQEEQQVEETQATDPTLCLLQGALTSQAEMEGMEGVEGVLLEGPFPEGATLLCITENHADEQTQQNLLKDPASVLYYQVGHVETAAFETLPAQVEEVVSEGGDPEMESNRQKQETCGQDSAKSLSVEVPPLLEDGGEEQLSPEQASNDGECLETCLALDEKAVQLPPEV; this comes from the exons CCCCCTCCATTCTCAGAAGGCACAAAGTGTCTTTAGGGCGTAAGCAGGTTCGCTTTGACGCAGTGACAGTCTACTACTTCTCCAGAAGGCAGGGCTTCACCAGTGTGCCCAGTCAGGGCGGAAGCTCCCTGGGCATGGCACGGCATCACTGCGCTATACGACATTACACCCTTGGCGAGTTTGCACGAGAACAAGAAAGCAGCCACAAGCATGTGCTTCGTCAACACTTACGGCAAGAAAAGCTCAACTCTCGCAAGCTAAAG CTGACACGGAATGGAACTGTAGATTGTCCAGAAGCGGAGTTGCTTACTTTGGACGACATATCTGATGAGGATTTGGATGTTGAGAGCGTAGAGGTGGATGACTGCTTCTTCCTGCAGCCCCTTCCAACCAAGCGTCGTCGGGCACTACTAAGGGCCTCTGGTATTGCCCGAATAGATGCCAGAGAAAAGGCAGAGCTGCGCACAATTCGTTTGTCCCGGGAAGAGTGTGGTTGTGACTGCCGATTCTATTGTGACCCACGGCACTGCGGCTGCAGCCAGGCTGGAATTAAGTGCCAG GTGGATCGGATGTCCTTCCCATGTGGCTGCACCCGTGATGGTTGCGGTAACTCCGCTGGCCGCATTGAGTTCAACCCTCTCCGTGTGCGAACACACTATCTCCACACTATCATGAAACTTGACCTAGAAAAGAGAACCCTGTTGGGTGTTAGGTCTGGAGAGGACTGCGTGGAAGAGGCAGAGTTAGTCTCCTCACCATCTCTGTCTCTGTCACCCTTGGACTCAGATGTGGAAGTGGAAAGCCAAAGCATTCAGGAACTGCAAGAGGAGCAGTGCGACAGCTTGGAGCGTGAAAACGAGACAGCCGTGCTTCATCTACAGAGCGCAGAGGAGCGGGAGAGGAGACTGGAACAGGAGGAGCAGCAGGTCGAGGAGACCCAGGCCACCGATCCAACTCTTTGCCTCTTACAGGGTGCCTTGACCAGCCAGGCCGAAATGGAGGGCATGGAAGGTGTTGAAGGAGTCCTTCTAGAGGGGCCTTTTCCTGAAGGTGCCACCCTGCTCTGTATTACAGAGAACCATGCAGATGAACAGACCCAGCAGAACCTGCTCAAAGACCCTGCTTCTGTCCTGTACTATCAGGTAGGTCACGTAGAGACAGCAGCCTTTGAAACACTCCCTGCACAAGTAGAGGAGGTGGTGAGTGAAGGTGGGGATCCAGAGATGGAAAGCAATCGGCAAAAACAAGAAACCTGCGGGCAGGATTCAGCCAAGAGCTTGTCTGTCGAAGTACCTCCACTTCTCGAGGATGGGGGCGAAGAGCAACTAAGTCCAGAACAGGCTTCAAATGATGGGGAATGCCTCGAAACGTGCCTGGCACTGGATGAAAAGGCAGTACAACTTCCTCCAGAAGTCTAG